TAGCGCGTATACCAGTCTTGCGCTGCCTCTTCCAGGTTCACATCGCGCCCCTCCTGCTCGCTCATAATCCTTTGATGGCCAAGGATCATATTGTAAAAACGACGGGCATAGATGCGAGGAACAGAAATGTGCAGCAATTCATGAATGCGACGCTGGTACCAGCCGGGTAAGACAGTAGTAAGTCCATACAATGCCTTTCCGGTCGTACCCAGCACTGAATAGCCCCAGCGATTCAGACCTTCTAACAACAGCTGTATTTGATAAAGCGTGGTGGTAGAGGGAGAAGCCGCTAATTGCGCGTGCTCGCGACGGAGCCAGCGATAGCGCCGGCGAAAATAGAGAAAATCCTTCTCTCCCACCAGTTCTTCTTCCTCCGGCAATCCGCGCGCGATGCGTAAATCTTCTGCCTGCCAGGTCAGCGACTCGCCGAATAGTTCCAGGTCCTGCTCGCGCAACCCCTCGCTGATGGGGCCAGGAAAGAGTTCTGCCGTCTCAGCATCGGCCATGATTGCCAGCACGCTGCGCCCATCGATACGCATCAGCACATTTGCCAGCGAAGGATCGCCCCAGTACACGCCATGTTCGTGAAGTTCGACCATCAACAAAGCTACCGCTCCTAAAAGATGTCGTTTTGTGCGCTTCGAAAAGGGCAGGCGAAAGAGCAGGGAGTTTGGTATGACACGTGGAGCCAGCCGCGTTACAGTGTATCCTCGATCCCCGCTTGTATACAACGGAACTCCTCCCGGCCCTTGCGCATCCAATAAGATACGTTGGCCGGTAATAGTGACACTGCCAACCGCGGTCAGCACGGGAATGCCGCGCGATTCG
This genomic interval from Ktedonobacteraceae bacterium contains the following:
- a CDS encoding DUF4032 domain-containing protein translates to MKADQFRTQHAPHFHMEARDKQRLEGLPWQFPLAEWPEHGVTPLSIRRGESRHPVIFVERDEVRYAIKETTPHMAEREIRNLREIESRGIPVLTAVGSVTITGQRILLDAQGPGGVPLYTSGDRGYTVTRLAPRVIPNSLLFRLPFSKRTKRHLLGAVALLMVELHEHGVYWGDPSLANVLMRIDGRSVLAIMADAETAELFPGPISEGLREQDLELFGESLTWQAEDLRIARGLPEEEELVGEKDFLYFRRRYRWLRREHAQLAASPSTTTLYQIQLLLEGLNRWGYSVLGTTGKALYGLTTVLPGWYQRRIHELLHISVPRIYARRFYNMILGHQRIMSEQEGRDVNLEEAAQDWYTRYHLPAILLLRNHLTSEQDPLKAYFSIMDHKWKLSEKAGYEIPLDEAVVDWAMEQAARAGKLGAVDPAALATWWREREPAAKALEPPLIESEKLQPLLSEQEQPLVNLPPSLLQDQLDQILPPPPEE